One region of Endozoicomonas sp. Mp262 genomic DNA includes:
- the tgt gene encoding tRNA guanosine(34) transglycosylase Tgt, with translation MRFEQLATDGHARRGRLTFPRGVVETPCFMPVGTYGTVKGMMPRDIKDIGAQIILGNTFHLMLRPGTEVIKAHGDLHDFNQWDGPILTDSGGFQVFSLGELRKITEEGVSFRSPVDGSKVFLSPEISMQVQRGLGSDIVMIFDECTPGDADEKQALKSMELSLRWAARSKAAHGDSPSALFGIVQGGMFENLRDRSLEGLAEIGFDGYAIGGLSVGESKEDMMRILSHITPRIPENHPRYLMGVGKPEDIVEAVCRGVDMFDCVMPTRNARNGHLFTDEGVIKIRNAVHKRDDRPLEEHCDCYTCRHFSRSYLNHLDKCGEILGSMLNTIHNLRYYQRVMAGLRGAIEQGKLSDFVAEFYQKRGQAVPTFGQE, from the coding sequence ATGCGGTTTGAGCAACTGGCCACTGATGGTCATGCTCGCCGTGGACGTTTGACGTTTCCCCGTGGTGTTGTTGAAACACCTTGCTTTATGCCAGTGGGCACCTATGGCACTGTTAAGGGGATGATGCCCAGGGATATCAAGGATATTGGTGCCCAGATTATCCTTGGTAACACCTTTCACCTGATGCTTCGTCCCGGTACTGAAGTGATTAAGGCTCATGGGGACCTTCATGATTTCAACCAGTGGGATGGGCCGATTCTCACCGACTCGGGTGGTTTTCAGGTATTCAGTTTGGGCGAGTTACGGAAAATTACCGAGGAGGGAGTGTCTTTCCGCTCGCCGGTGGATGGTTCCAAAGTGTTCCTGAGTCCGGAAATCTCCATGCAGGTTCAGCGGGGCCTGGGTTCTGATATTGTCATGATCTTTGACGAGTGTACGCCGGGGGATGCGGATGAAAAGCAGGCCCTTAAGTCCATGGAACTCTCCCTGCGCTGGGCGGCCCGTTCCAAGGCGGCCCATGGTGATAGTCCCTCTGCCTTATTTGGTATTGTTCAGGGTGGGATGTTTGAAAATCTGCGTGACCGCTCTCTGGAGGGCCTGGCAGAAATCGGTTTTGATGGCTATGCCATTGGTGGGCTGTCCGTGGGGGAAAGCAAGGAGGATATGATGCGTATCCTGTCCCATATCACCCCGCGGATTCCTGAAAATCACCCCCGTTACCTGATGGGCGTGGGCAAGCCGGAAGATATTGTTGAGGCGGTTTGCCGGGGGGTGGATATGTTCGACTGTGTGATGCCTACCCGTAATGCCCGTAATGGTCACCTGTTTACCGATGAGGGGGTGATTAAAATCCGTAATGCGGTGCATAAACGTGATGATCGTCCCCTGGAAGAGCATTGTGACTGCTATACTTGCCGCCATTTCAGTCGTTCTTATCTTAACCATCTGGACAAGTGCGGCGAGATTTTAGGCTCCATGCTAAACACGATCCATAACCTGCGTTATTATCAACGGGTGATGGCTGGATTGCGGGGAGCCATCGAACAGGGTAAATTGAGCGACTTTGTTGCAGAATTCTATCAGAAGCGGGGGCAGGCAGTGCCCACTTTTGGCCAGGAGTGA
- the queA gene encoding tRNA preQ1(34) S-adenosylmethionine ribosyltransferase-isomerase QueA: protein MQVSDFDFDLPDAQIARFPAEERTGSRLLCLDGASGKTRHRQFAEIEDLLQPGDLLVLNNTRVIPARLYGRKESGGKIEMLVERVVDDRRVLAHIRSSKTPKPGATLYFADDQVIATLEERRGALFVLHFERPVLPQLQEHGHMPLPPYIDRDDDQADRLRYQTVFAERDGAVAAPTAGLHFDEALLQRLEQKGIRKVFVTLHVGSGTFQPVRVDNIEDHVMHSEYIEVPEAVCQAVRETRANGGRVVAVGTTSVRSLESASLEGEIKPFQGDTDIFIYPGYQFRSVDVMITNFHLPQSTLLMLVSAFSGQEAVLGAYREAVAEGYRFFSYGDAMWLTRQP from the coding sequence ATGCAAGTCAGTGATTTTGATTTTGATCTGCCCGACGCGCAGATCGCACGATTCCCTGCGGAGGAAAGGACAGGCAGTCGCCTGTTATGCCTGGATGGTGCTTCTGGCAAGACCCGGCACAGGCAGTTTGCAGAGATTGAGGATTTGTTGCAGCCCGGCGATTTGCTGGTGCTGAATAATACCCGTGTTATTCCGGCCCGGCTCTATGGTCGCAAGGAGAGCGGCGGCAAGATAGAAATGCTGGTGGAGCGGGTGGTTGATGACCGGCGGGTACTGGCACACATTCGTTCCAGTAAAACGCCAAAGCCGGGAGCAACCCTGTATTTTGCGGATGATCAGGTGATAGCAACCCTGGAAGAGCGCCGTGGTGCTTTGTTTGTGCTGCATTTTGAACGGCCGGTGCTGCCCCAGTTGCAAGAGCATGGTCATATGCCATTGCCTCCTTATATTGACAGGGATGATGACCAGGCTGACAGGCTGAGGTATCAGACTGTTTTTGCCGAGCGTGATGGTGCGGTGGCGGCACCCACGGCCGGGCTGCATTTTGATGAGGCTTTATTGCAGCGGTTGGAGCAAAAAGGCATTCGTAAGGTGTTTGTCACCCTGCATGTGGGCTCCGGAACGTTTCAACCGGTACGGGTTGATAATATTGAAGACCATGTCATGCACTCTGAGTACATTGAAGTGCCAGAGGCCGTTTGCCAGGCGGTAAGGGAGACCCGGGCCAATGGTGGCCGGGTGGTGGCTGTGGGTACAACCAGCGTGCGTAGCCTGGAGTCGGCCTCCCTGGAAGGAGAAATCAAGCCCTTCCAGGGTGATACGGATATCTTTATTTATCCGGGTTATCAGTTCCGCAGTGTGGATGTGATGATCACCAACTTCCATCTACCCCAGTCAACCCTGTTGATGCTGGTGAGTGCATTTTCCGGGCAGGAAGCGGTTCTTGGTGCCTACCGGGAAGCAGTGGCTGAAGGTTATCGGTTTTTCAGTTATGGCGATGCCATGTGGCTGACGCGACAGCCCTGA